A window of the Scandinavium goeteborgense genome harbors these coding sequences:
- the exbD gene encoding TonB system transport protein ExbD has protein sequence MAMRLNENLDDNGEMHEINVTPFIDVMLVLLIIFMVAAPLATVDVKVNLPASSSQPQPRPEKPVYLSVKADNTMFLGNDPVTDDSMVNAINTLTEGKKDTTIFFRADKTVNYETMMKVMDTLHQAGYLKIGLVGEEHAAAKK, from the coding sequence ATGGCAATGCGTCTAAACGAAAATCTGGACGATAACGGCGAAATGCATGAAATCAACGTGACGCCGTTTATCGACGTCATGTTGGTACTGCTGATCATCTTCATGGTGGCGGCTCCGCTGGCGACCGTTGATGTGAAAGTGAATCTGCCGGCGTCCTCTAGTCAGCCGCAGCCGCGCCCGGAAAAACCGGTGTATCTGTCGGTGAAAGCGGATAACACCATGTTCCTCGGCAACGATCCGGTGACCGACGACAGCATGGTGAATGCGATCAACACCCTGACCGAAGGCAAGAAAGACACCACCATCTTCTTCCGTGCGGATAAAACCGTAAACTACGAGACGATGATGAAGGTGATGGATACCCTGCATCAGGCGGGATATCTGAAAATCGGCCTGGTCGGTGAAGAACACGCTGCCGCGAAAAAATAA
- a CDS encoding AraC family transcriptional regulator — protein MNREETCLLLTEKIKQLKNNEEKLIPLLPDIRLLYGTQPGTRTPVMYQPGIVFLFSGHKIGHINERVFRYDATEYLLLTVPLPFECETFATPEVPLAGLRLNVDILQLQELLMDIGEDELFQPSMAASGINSATLSDEILCAAERLLDVMEHPMDARILGKQIIREMLYHVLMGPRGGALLALVSRQTHFSLISRVLKRIESQYTENLSVDQLAAEANMSVSAFHHNFKSVTSTSPLQYLKSYRLHKARMMMVHDGLKASTAAIKVGYESPSQFSREFKRYFGITPGEDAARIRGMQGM, from the coding sequence ATGAACCGTGAAGAGACCTGTCTGCTGCTGACGGAGAAAATTAAGCAGCTGAAAAATAATGAAGAAAAACTCATTCCGCTGCTGCCGGATATTCGCCTGTTGTACGGTACGCAGCCGGGGACCCGCACGCCGGTGATGTATCAGCCGGGCATCGTATTCCTCTTTTCTGGCCATAAAATAGGCCACATCAACGAGCGCGTTTTTCGCTATGACGCCACGGAATACCTGCTATTGACGGTACCGCTGCCGTTCGAATGCGAAACCTTTGCCACGCCGGAAGTGCCGCTGGCGGGTCTGCGTCTGAACGTCGATATTCTGCAATTGCAGGAGCTGCTGATGGACATCGGTGAAGACGAGCTGTTTCAGCCGTCAATGGCCGCCAGCGGGATTAACTCCGCCACGCTATCCGATGAAATCCTCTGCGCCGCCGAGCGTCTGCTCGACGTGATGGAGCATCCGATGGATGCGCGGATTCTTGGCAAACAAATTATCCGTGAAATGCTGTATCACGTGCTGATGGGACCCCGCGGCGGGGCGTTGCTGGCGCTGGTCAGCCGCCAGACGCATTTCAGCCTGATTAGCCGGGTGCTGAAACGGATTGAGAGCCAGTACACCGAAAACCTGAGCGTTGACCAACTGGCAGCGGAAGCCAACATGAGCGTTTCGGCGTTTCATCACAACTTCAAGTCAGTGACCAGCACCTCGCCGCTGCAATATCTGAAATCGTATCGGCTGCACAAAGCGCGAATGATGATGGTGCATGACGGCCTGAAGGCCAGCACGGCGGCAATAAAGGTGGGATACGAAAGCCCTTCGCAGTTTAGTCGGGAGTTTAAGCGTTACTTCGGGATCACGCCGGGGGAGGATGCGGCGCGTATTCGGGGAATGCAGGGGATGTAG
- the yghB gene encoding DedA family general envelope maintenance protein YghB, whose protein sequence is MVVIQEIAAALWQHDFAALADPHVVGIVYLVMFATLFLENGLLPASFLPGDSLLLLAGALIAKGVMDFVPTLAILTAAASLGCWLSYIQGRWLGNTKMVKGWLAQLPDKYHDRATCMFDRHGLLALLAGRFLAFVRTLLPTMAGISGLSNRRFQIFNWLSAVLWVGVVTGFGYALSMIPFVKRHEDQVMTFLMILPIFLLVVGLLGTVIVVIKKKYCSA, encoded by the coding sequence ATGGTTGTTATCCAGGAGATTGCCGCCGCACTCTGGCAGCATGATTTTGCCGCGCTGGCGGATCCCCACGTCGTGGGTATTGTTTATCTGGTGATGTTTGCCACGCTGTTTTTAGAGAACGGCCTGCTGCCCGCGTCTTTCTTGCCGGGAGATAGCCTGTTGCTGCTCGCCGGCGCGCTGATCGCCAAAGGCGTGATGGATTTTGTGCCGACACTCGCCATTCTGACCGCCGCCGCCAGTCTCGGCTGCTGGCTGAGCTATATTCAGGGCCGCTGGCTGGGCAACACCAAAATGGTGAAAGGCTGGCTGGCGCAGCTGCCGGACAAATATCACGACCGCGCAACCTGCATGTTTGACCGCCACGGGCTGCTGGCGCTGCTCGCCGGGCGCTTCCTGGCATTCGTGCGTACCCTGCTGCCAACCATGGCAGGCATTTCCGGGCTGTCTAACCGTCGCTTCCAGATTTTCAACTGGCTGAGCGCCGTGCTGTGGGTCGGTGTGGTGACGGGCTTTGGCTATGCGCTGAGCATGATCCCATTCGTTAAACGCCATGAAGATCAGGTGATGACTTTCCTGATGATCCTGCCTATTTTCCTGCTGGTTGTGGGTTTGCTGGGCACGGTGATTGTGGTGATTAAGAAGAAATATTGTAGCGCCTGA
- a CDS encoding cytoplasmic protein, with product MKEGEDNNVYLTLGDKNSDAVILKHNLQALKNEKNAVIEETAKALVSIPAALVRMKWQYRREIYAFQVKEEIYGAALAEIMTRNPQLKEKILAHIEASYQHILARETATLRLTRKLADGNCRTASVNIVAPDENLLTPAAKKA from the coding sequence TAACGTTTATTTGACTTTGGGCGACAAAAACAGCGACGCCGTGATTCTGAAGCATAATCTTCAGGCGCTTAAAAATGAAAAGAATGCGGTGATTGAAGAGACCGCCAAAGCGCTGGTGTCGATTCCCGCGGCGCTGGTACGCATGAAGTGGCAGTACCGCCGGGAGATTTACGCCTTCCAGGTGAAAGAAGAGATCTACGGCGCGGCACTAGCCGAGATTATGACCCGTAACCCGCAGCTAAAAGAGAAGATCCTCGCGCATATTGAAGCCAGCTATCAACACATTCTGGCCCGCGAAACCGCCACCTTGCGCCTGACGCGCAAACTCGCCGACGGCAACTGCCGTACCGCCAGCGTCAATATTGTGGCGCCGGACGAAAACCTCCTGACGCCCGCCGCCAAAAAAGCCTGA
- the metC gene encoding cystathionine beta-lyase translates to MSKKQLDTVLVNAGRSKKYTLGSVNSVIQRASSLVFETVEAKKQATRNRAKGELFYGRRGTLTHFSLQEAMCELEGGAGCALFPCGAAAVANTILAFVEQGDHVLMTNSAYEPSQDFCTKILAKLGVTTGWFDPLIGAGIADLIQPNTKVVFLESPGSVTMEVHDVPAIVSAVRSKAPDAIIMIDNTWAAGVLFKALEFDIDISIQAATKYLIGHSDGMIGTAVSNARCWDQLRENAYLMGQMVDADTAYMTSRGLRTLGVRLRQHHESSLKIAEWLAEHPQVERVNHPALPGSKGHEFWKRDFTGSSGLFSFVLKKRLNDSELAAYLDNFTLFSMAYSWGGFESLILPTQPEQLAAIRPDGKPDFSGTLIRLHIGLENVDDLLVDLSAGFERIV, encoded by the coding sequence ATGTCCAAAAAGCAACTTGATACCGTGCTGGTGAATGCTGGCCGCAGTAAGAAATACACCCTGGGATCGGTGAACAGCGTGATTCAGCGTGCGTCGTCCCTCGTTTTCGAGACGGTTGAAGCCAAGAAACAGGCCACTCGCAATCGCGCGAAAGGCGAGCTGTTTTATGGTCGTCGCGGGACCCTGACCCATTTCTCATTGCAGGAAGCGATGTGCGAACTGGAAGGCGGCGCCGGTTGCGCCCTGTTCCCATGCGGTGCGGCGGCGGTGGCCAACACGATTCTGGCGTTTGTCGAACAGGGCGATCACGTGCTGATGACTAACAGCGCCTACGAGCCGAGCCAGGATTTCTGCACCAAAATTCTGGCCAAACTCGGCGTCACCACCGGCTGGTTCGACCCGCTTATCGGCGCCGGTATTGCCGACCTGATTCAGCCCAATACCAAAGTGGTGTTCCTGGAATCCCCAGGTTCCGTCACCATGGAAGTGCATGATGTGCCGGCCATTGTCAGCGCCGTACGCAGCAAAGCGCCTGACGCCATCATCATGATCGATAACACCTGGGCCGCGGGCGTGCTGTTTAAAGCCCTCGAATTTGATATCGATATTTCTATTCAGGCCGCCACCAAATACCTGATTGGTCATTCCGATGGCATGATTGGCACCGCCGTTTCTAATGCCCGTTGTTGGGATCAGCTGCGTGAAAATGCCTATCTGATGGGGCAAATGGTGGATGCCGATACCGCGTATATGACCAGCCGCGGGCTGCGTACGCTCGGTGTGCGTTTGCGTCAGCATCACGAAAGCAGTCTGAAAATTGCCGAATGGCTGGCTGAACATCCGCAGGTTGAACGCGTCAACCACCCGGCGCTACCGGGCAGTAAAGGTCATGAGTTCTGGAAACGAGACTTTACGGGCAGCAGCGGTTTGTTCTCATTCGTGCTCAAAAAGCGTCTGAACGACAGCGAGCTGGCGGCGTATCTCGATAACTTCACGCTGTTCAGCATGGCCTACTCCTGGGGCGGCTTCGAGTCGTTGATCCTGCCGACGCAACCAGAACAGCTGGCGGCCATTCGTCCCGACGGCAAACCCGACTTCAGCGGCACGCTAATTCGTTTGCACATTGGTTTAGAGAATGTTGACGATCTTCTTGTGGATTTATCGGCCGGATTTGAACGCATCGTGTAA
- a CDS encoding methyl-accepting chemotaxis protein yields the protein MTLATLLSTASPSRDLISLSAIRRRADRLILGLVWILWAICLTIGLLTAQTGVAFITGSLLAVIATLACILLPGKRVTRLLFAFILMAFSALLIQLGGGETEYHFSVFVLLSALLAWRDWKPLVIGAAVIALHHLVFNYLQADGLFGIVVFAMGPGLHMVITHGIFVVAQTIILVLMALRMEQDARSASEVAKLAAVINREPGILTLTQDAQASHSSFARTFSLTLGTMRSTLEQVTHGVTQLLDDAQTLLQRNTALSERTDNQAQSLAVAASAMSQLLGVAAQTSEMASEARGLALKASDVAQQGGENIRAAMASMVQIRDESLRINGILELIDGIAFQTNILSLNASVEAARAGVHGKGFAVVAAEVRTLALRCESAAKDIRQLIAASVESTQRGSSQVEQAGMTMQVMIGSIESLHSLVEALAMMSDQQRATILQIGGSIASIDASVQENLQHVAQTMQVAQQQQRQTGELKTAISVFRLV from the coding sequence ATGACCCTGGCGACTTTACTCAGCACAGCTTCCCCTTCGCGTGACCTCATTTCTCTCTCCGCCATTCGTCGACGGGCGGACCGCCTGATCCTAGGGCTGGTCTGGATCCTGTGGGCCATCTGCCTGACGATTGGCCTGCTCACGGCGCAGACCGGCGTCGCGTTCATCACCGGCAGCCTGTTGGCGGTCATCGCCACGCTGGCCTGCATTCTGTTGCCCGGCAAGCGGGTGACGCGGCTGTTATTCGCCTTCATTTTGATGGCCTTTTCCGCGCTACTTATCCAGCTCGGCGGCGGGGAAACGGAGTACCATTTCTCCGTATTCGTGCTGCTCTCGGCGCTGCTCGCCTGGCGCGACTGGAAACCGCTGGTGATAGGCGCGGCGGTGATTGCCCTGCATCATTTGGTCTTCAACTATTTGCAGGCTGACGGTCTGTTCGGCATCGTGGTGTTTGCGATGGGGCCGGGGCTGCATATGGTTATCACCCACGGTATTTTCGTGGTGGCACAAACCATCATTCTGGTGTTGATGGCGCTGCGGATGGAGCAGGATGCGCGCTCCGCCAGCGAAGTGGCCAAACTGGCGGCAGTTATCAACCGCGAGCCGGGCATTCTGACGTTGACGCAGGACGCGCAGGCCAGCCACTCGTCGTTCGCCCGAACGTTCAGCCTGACCTTAGGCACCATGCGCAGCACGCTTGAACAGGTTACGCACGGCGTAACGCAGCTGCTCGACGATGCGCAGACGCTGTTGCAGCGCAACACAGCGTTGTCGGAGCGCACCGATAATCAGGCGCAGTCACTGGCGGTGGCGGCCAGCGCGATGTCGCAGTTGCTGGGCGTGGCGGCGCAAACCAGTGAAATGGCCAGCGAGGCGAGAGGGCTGGCGCTCAAAGCCAGCGACGTGGCGCAGCAGGGCGGGGAAAACATCCGCGCGGCGATGGCGTCGATGGTGCAAATTCGGGATGAATCCCTGCGTATCAACGGTATTCTGGAACTGATTGACGGTATCGCGTTCCAGACTAATATTCTGTCGCTCAACGCCTCGGTCGAAGCCGCGCGAGCGGGCGTGCACGGCAAAGGCTTCGCCGTCGTTGCGGCGGAAGTCCGGACCCTGGCGTTGCGCTGTGAAAGTGCCGCCAAGGACATTCGTCAGCTGATTGCCGCCTCGGTGGAAAGCACTCAACGGGGATCGAGCCAGGTAGAACAAGCCGGAATGACCATGCAGGTGATGATTGGCAGTATCGAGAGCTTGCACAGCCTGGTGGAAGCGCTGGCGATGATGAGTGACCAGCAGCGCGCCACCATTTTGCAGATAGGCGGCAGCATTGCGAGCATTGACGCCAGCGTGCAGGAAAACCTACAGCACGTGGCGCAGACCATGCAGGTGGCGCAGCAGCAGCAGCGACAAACCGGTGAGCTGAAGACCGCGATTTCCGTCTTCAGGCTAGTGTAA
- the exbB gene encoding tol-pal system-associated acyl-CoA thioesterase, with protein MGNNLMQADLSVWGMYHHADIVVKVVMIGLILASVVTWAIFFSKSTELLSQKRRLKREQQQLGEARSLNQASEIAAVFPAKSLSLQLLNEAQNELELSEGAEDNEGIKERTGFRLERRVAAAGRHMGRGNGYLATIGAISPFIGLFGTVWGIMNSFIGIAQTQTTNLAVVAPGIAEALLATAIGLFAAIPAVVIYNIFARMIGSHKALLGDVAAQVLLLQSRDLDLNNSGAQPVRTAQKLRVG; from the coding sequence GTGGGTAATAATTTGATGCAGGCGGATCTCTCCGTTTGGGGTATGTATCATCATGCCGACATCGTAGTTAAGGTGGTCATGATCGGCCTGATTCTGGCATCGGTTGTCACCTGGGCAATCTTCTTCAGCAAAAGTACCGAACTGCTGTCGCAAAAACGCCGTCTCAAGCGTGAGCAGCAGCAGTTGGGCGAAGCCCGTTCTCTAAATCAGGCCAGCGAAATTGCCGCCGTATTCCCGGCGAAAAGCCTCAGCCTTCAGTTGCTGAACGAAGCGCAGAACGAACTGGAACTGTCTGAAGGTGCCGAAGATAACGAAGGCATTAAAGAACGTACCGGTTTCCGTCTGGAGCGCCGCGTCGCTGCCGCCGGACGTCACATGGGCCGGGGTAACGGTTATCTGGCAACAATCGGTGCGATTTCACCGTTTATCGGCCTGTTCGGCACCGTATGGGGCATCATGAACAGCTTCATCGGTATTGCCCAGACCCAGACCACCAACCTGGCCGTTGTCGCGCCGGGTATCGCAGAAGCGCTGCTGGCGACCGCTATCGGCCTGTTCGCCGCCATCCCTGCGGTGGTTATCTACAACATTTTCGCCCGCATGATTGGCAGCCACAAAGCGCTGCTCGGTGATGTGGCGGCGCAGGTTCTGCTGCTGCAAAGCCGTGACCTCGACCTCAATAACAGCGGCGCTCAGCCGGTGCGTACCGCCCAGAAATTACGGGTAGGGTGA